A genome region from Geobacter pickeringii includes the following:
- the cysN gene encoding sulfate adenylyltransferase subunit CysN: MAHQSELIEKDILAYLKSQEEKSLLRFITCGSVDDGKSTLIGRLLWDSKMIFEDQLAALEADSKKVGTQGGAIDYALLLDGLQAEREQGITIDVAYRFFSTDRRKFIVADTPGHEQYTRNMVTGASTAQVAVILVDARKGLLTQTRRHSYLVSLVGIRHVVLAVNKMDLIDFDEERFAAIVRDYGEFAAPLGFASITAIPISALNGDNVIEASGSTPWYQGPPLMNYLETVQVAEERAAEPFRLPVQWVNRPHLDFRGFCGTIASGTVQRGDEVRVAASGRTSRVARIVTMGGDLTEAVAGQAVTLTLTDEIDISRGDMLTATDAPPRLSRHPEAHLVWLHDTALVPGQVYLVKTASAVTPGRVTRVQYAVDVNTLEQRQVPTLGLNGIGVVRLELDRAVAFDPYRKNRETGSFILIDRFSNATVAAGMVIATAPLESPDVAPTETGTGENAVIARRFILSENTVNGADMGVVDLTREWGPIEYEVSLSFLDHLGKGNRVLFRLREVGQLEPVARMAYEHNLVFEFGRSRDRVNVILYKSGPEPVPQDFERGGL; this comes from the coding sequence ATGGCACACCAATCGGAACTGATCGAAAAGGATATCCTCGCCTACCTCAAGAGCCAGGAGGAGAAGTCACTGCTCCGCTTCATCACCTGCGGCAGCGTCGATGACGGCAAGAGCACCCTCATTGGGCGGCTTCTCTGGGACTCCAAGATGATCTTTGAGGACCAGCTGGCGGCCCTGGAGGCGGACAGCAAGAAGGTCGGCACCCAGGGTGGTGCCATCGACTACGCCCTGCTTCTGGACGGACTGCAGGCGGAGCGGGAGCAGGGGATCACCATCGACGTGGCCTACCGCTTCTTCTCCACCGACCGGCGCAAATTCATCGTGGCCGACACCCCCGGCCACGAGCAGTACACCCGCAACATGGTCACCGGCGCCTCTACCGCCCAGGTGGCGGTGATCCTCGTGGACGCCCGCAAGGGACTCCTGACCCAGACGCGGCGCCACAGCTACCTGGTCTCTCTCGTGGGGATTCGCCATGTGGTCCTGGCAGTGAACAAGATGGACCTCATCGACTTCGACGAGGAGAGGTTCGCCGCCATCGTGCGCGACTACGGGGAGTTTGCGGCCCCCCTTGGATTCGCCTCCATCACCGCCATCCCCATCTCGGCCCTGAACGGCGACAACGTCATCGAGGCAAGCGGCAGCACCCCCTGGTACCAGGGCCCGCCCCTCATGAACTACCTGGAAACCGTGCAGGTCGCCGAAGAGCGGGCGGCAGAGCCGTTCCGGCTGCCGGTGCAATGGGTGAACCGTCCCCACCTCGATTTCCGCGGCTTCTGCGGCACCATTGCCTCCGGCACCGTCCAGCGGGGGGATGAAGTGCGAGTAGCGGCATCCGGCCGCACCAGCCGGGTGGCACGGATCGTCACCATGGGCGGCGACCTGACAGAAGCGGTGGCCGGCCAGGCGGTGACCCTGACCCTCACCGACGAGATCGACATCAGCCGGGGCGACATGTTGACGGCAACCGATGCGCCGCCGCGTCTCTCCCGGCACCCGGAAGCCCATTTGGTTTGGCTCCACGACACCGCACTGGTGCCGGGGCAGGTCTACCTTGTCAAGACCGCCTCCGCCGTGACTCCCGGCCGGGTCACCCGCGTCCAGTACGCGGTGGACGTCAACACCCTGGAACAGAGACAAGTGCCAACGCTGGGGCTTAACGGCATCGGTGTGGTCCGACTGGAACTGGACCGCGCTGTTGCGTTCGACCCGTACCGCAAGAACCGTGAAACCGGCAGTTTTATCCTCATCGACCGGTTCAGCAACGCCACCGTAGCGGCAGGCATGGTGATCGCCACCGCCCCACTGGAGTCACCGGATGTTGCACCGACGGAAACGGGTACTGGCGAAAACGCAGTCATCGCCCGCCGCTTCATCCTGAGTGAAAATACCGTTAACGGAGCTGACATGGGGGTTGTTGACCTGACGCGGGAATGGGGCCCGATCGAATATGAGGTTTCTCTGAGCTTCCTTGATCATCTCGGCAAGGGGAACCGCGTCCTCTTCAGGCTTCGGGAGGTTGGGCAACTGGAACCGGTTGCCCGGATGGCGTACGAGCACAACCTCGTCTTCGAGTTCGGCCGGTCCCGTGACCGGGTTAATGTGATTCTTTACAAGAGTGGGCCTGAACCGGTCCCTCAAGACTTCGAGCGAGGCGGGCTCTAG